The Methyloceanibacter sp. wino2 nucleotide sequence TCCGAGGTCTTGTGCATCTCCTCATTCGCATTCTCAAGCTTCCGAAGATGCTCATTCACCGTTGTGCGATCCTCTTCGACCGTCGCAATAGCGGGCTTGAGGGCCCGGAACTCGTCCTCTGTCACACCGGCTTGTGCAAGGCGCGCTGCGAATGCTTCTTCTGCCTTGCGGTGGCGCGCTTGAGATTCCGTGAGCTTGCCTGCAGCTGCCTGCAAATCCTTCGCGGTGGAAAGATCGGCATCGCGCGTTTCCCTCGCCATGGCCTCTGCAGCGTCTCGCGCAGCTTGCCGCTCTGCTAGGCCTCCGGCGACCTTCTGCCTGGTAGCGGCGAGAGCTGCCGGGTCCCGCAAATCTTGTGGAACCGCCGATAGCATCTGATCGAGGCGCGCTTGCTCCGCGGCAGCGCTCGCTTGGAGCTTGCCGAGTGTATCGCGGCATTCCTCGCGTACTTGCGTGGCCTCTCGAATCTGTTCGGCAAGTCGCTCACCGTCGGCTTCCATTGCAGCGATGTCGCGTGGGGGGCCGGCATCTTCTAGTAAAAGCTGTTCCGTCTCAATCTGCTCCGTGAGCACCGCGGCACTTTCACGGGGAGGATCAAACGCCGCGAGTATGCCTTGCCGCTCCGCAAGGATCACCCGTCCCGCTTCGAGACTTGCAAACGCTTCGTGAACTGCTGCGTCCGCCAACTCGAATGCAGCTTTCGTGTCCCGAAACGCTTGATCCAACCCGGCATGCTCGGCGGCTCCGGTAGCCGGTGCCGGATGTTCAATCGAGCCGCAAACAGGACAGGGCTCTCCAGGCTCGAGCTTGGCGGCCAAGTGCAGCGCCTGGGCCTCGGAGAGTGCCCGTTCCGCCTCCGCGTACTCGGACTTGGCCTCATGCGCGGCTCGGGCGGCATTTGCATGCGTCGATGTCAGCACTTGAAGCTCGTCATGAGCCACTTGCACGCTGACTTCCGCTTTTTCGAAGTTCGTAGCCGCGGAGAGCAATCGCTTCAGGCCCTCAAGCCGCGCCACAGAGTCCCGGAGATGGACCTCTGCTTGGCGCGCCGCTTTGATGGCATCGACATTCGTCTGATGCTGCTTATCGAGGCCCGCCAGTCTTCTTTCAGCGCTTTCGAGACTCTCACCAGCCTGGCGCTTGGCCTCGCGCGCTCGATCAACCGCCTCCACCAGTCCCGTGGACTTTTCGAGCACCTCCTTGTGACGGTCCAACGCCTCGAGATTCTGGCGCATTTCGTCCATTTCGCCCGCACGCTGTGTTTCGACCTCAAGCGCGGTCACAGCCTCCTTGGCCTTCGCAGACGCCATCTCCGCGAGACGCTGGGATTCGTTCCGTGCATGCCGCGCATTCTTGGCGTCGGCATCCGCCTCGCTCACGTTGCTTTCCACATCGAGCAGGGTCCTGGCGCGTTCGGCCTGGACAATTCGTTTGGCAAGCGCATCCATTGCCTCTTGGCCCGCTTCAAGAACAGCGAGCGTCTCGCGTGCCAGATCGAGGCTCTTGAATTGCTCCTCCAGCTTCTCGGCTGCTCCCAGCGCAGTCTGAGCCGCGAGGAGACCGGCCCTTGCGCCTTCTTCCACTTTTGCAGTCTCAGAGCAGTGCACGCCGGCGGCATCGATTCCATCGTTCAGCGCATCGAGGCTCTCGAAGCCCTCCGCACCAAGACGGCCGCTGCAGACTCTGCGCTGGTCCTGAACGTGGCGCTCGGCAGTGTCTGCATCCGACTTCAGCTTGGCCGACAGGGCTCGATAGGCAGAAACATCGAATAGGTCCCGCAGGATTGCGAGCCGTTCCTTCGTCTTCGCCGCGAGAAACGCCTCGAACTTCCCCTGCGGCAGAAGTACGATCTGGCGGAACTGCTCGGGCCCATAGCCCAGCATTTCGATGATCGCCTTATCAACATCGCGAACCTTCTTCTCAGCCAAGATCTTGCCGCGGCTCTCACCTCCGATCTCGTCAACCGCAATTCCTGTCGCGTCAAACAGGAATGCCTCGTGGGGATGCCGCGTCTCGCCAACTCCACGTTGCTTCGGGCGCATTTGCTCCGGGCGACGCGCAACGACATAGCGATGGCCGCCCATGTCGAACACAAGCTCGACCTCTGTCTGCATATCCGCGTCGGCGTGATCGGACCTTAACGACGGCGTCTCCTGCTCGGGCTTCGCCGGCTCTCCAAATAGCGCGAATGTCATTGCGCTGAAGACCGTGGATTTCCCCGAACCGGTTTGACCGTAGATACCAAACAGCCCAGCCTCGACCGCGTCGCGGAAGTCGATGACTTCCTTGCCCGGGTATGGGCCGAACGCCTGCAAGGTCAGCCTCACCGGTCTCATTCGACGTCCTCTCCTGTCCGCACGTCATGGAGCGCAGTCGCAATGACCTTCAATTCATCCTCATTGAAGCGCTCTCCCCTCACTAGTTCCAAGAAGTCTCCCATGACGTCTAATGGATTGGCCATTTTCGTCTGCCGTCCATCGAGCGACTTCACCTCAGGGGCGCGTTGGTCGCGCTCGTAAGTCAAATCGCACGCGTTTGGAAAGACCGCG carries:
- a CDS encoding AAA family ATPase, which codes for MRPVRLTLQAFGPYPGKEVIDFRDAVEAGLFGIYGQTGSGKSTVFSAMTFALFGEPAKPEQETPSLRSDHADADMQTEVELVFDMGGHRYVVARRPEQMRPKQRGVGETRHPHEAFLFDATGIAVDEIGGESRGKILAEKKVRDVDKAIIEMLGYGPEQFRQIVLLPQGKFEAFLAAKTKERLAILRDLFDVSAYRALSAKLKSDADTAERHVQDQRRVCSGRLGAEGFESLDALNDGIDAAGVHCSETAKVEEGARAGLLAAQTALGAAEKLEEQFKSLDLARETLAVLEAGQEAMDALAKRIVQAERARTLLDVESNVSEADADAKNARHARNESQRLAEMASAKAKEAVTALEVETQRAGEMDEMRQNLEALDRHKEVLEKSTGLVEAVDRAREAKRQAGESLESAERRLAGLDKQHQTNVDAIKAARQAEVHLRDSVARLEGLKRLLSAATNFEKAEVSVQVAHDELQVLTSTHANAARAAHEAKSEYAEAERALSEAQALHLAAKLEPGEPCPVCGSIEHPAPATGAAEHAGLDQAFRDTKAAFELADAAVHEAFASLEAGRVILAERQGILAAFDPPRESAAVLTEQIETEQLLLEDAGPPRDIAAMEADGERLAEQIREATQVREECRDTLGKLQASAAAEQARLDQMLSAVPQDLRDPAALAATRQKVAGGLAERQAARDAAEAMARETRDADLSTAKDLQAAAGKLTESQARHRKAEEAFAARLAQAGVTEDEFRALKPAIATVEEDRTTVNEHLRKLENANEEMHKTSEAIQDRERPDLSVLQAAKLDADQKLTEAVDLRSGAQQRLAHLSKLKGDLEETLRELDALEASSGPLRALAALANGENPQRLDLETFAIGAMFDRVLEAANLRLGPMTGDRYRLMRNEESAGRGRRGLEIEVFDIFTGKARPTSTLSGGETFIAALALALGLADVVESASGKVRLDTIFIDEGFGSLDTENGSGTLDQVLQVLAKLVSQNRAVGLISHVSLVQEAIPNGFYVWKEVTGSHVEARGVN